The segment GCTGGTGGGTGGTGTGCTGAGGTCCCTGCTTCCAGGGTGGCCTGGGTGCTCCCCAAGGGGGTCTGGTCACCCTCGGGTGCCGTAGTTGCTCCCCAGTGGTCTAGGTGCCTTggctcccctccccactgtccccactaAGTCTCATCCACAGGCCAGTGGTCCCAGCAGCTGAGATGAAGTCATGCTGTGTTCACTTGAACAACACTACTGAGATATTCTCTAGGACCCCAAATATGCAGAATTCCTGTCAAAACATCCTGGGACTCTGAACCCCAGTGTTCTGATGGTCTGAGCCCTCCTCCCCATCACTGGTATTTGATCCATGATCTTGGGTCTCAGATCCTGGGGACAGAGCTTGGAAAGTGGTTCCCTGGCTAAACCCCCACTGCTGGCCATGGCCAGGGCCTGCCCTGACAGAGACAGAGCGGATTGCTCTGGGAGAGGCTGCCATGGCACATGCCAGtgggcaccctgcccactgtacttccaccgtaccatcactccagctcctcaagtTGATTAAAATAGAAGTGTGCTTAGGGtctatagtacaggggttaaagcacttgcttgcatgtggccaacccaggtccaatctctggcaccacatatggtcccgtgagcctcaccaggagtgattcctgaacacagatccaggactgAGTCCTGGGCATCTTTGAaccaaaagtcaaaaacaaaaagattgtgCTAAGGTCAGGAGGGGAtctcaagtggcagagcaggtTTCTGACACATGGGAGCCCAGAGTTCCTGTGCAGCCCTGCATGGGTCCCAGCCCCGCCTACGCAGAGCACAGTAGGTGGGAGGAAGCCCAGGGACCTTCTATTcagtccctcttcctctcccttctctttgcCATCTCTAGCAGCACAGCAAGGCTCACCCCTTCCTTGGTCTCAGTGCTCACACATTGGGGGTACTGGCTGGACACCAGGTTCTGTTGTGGTGCTGGCTCCCTGTGGCAGGTTGGGGCTTACACGCTGCATGAGGGGCAGTTCCAGGGACTGAGCTTAAGGCTGCCAGACTCAGGGGCGCCTTGAAAGGAAGGCCCTGTGCACTACTCTGTTCTCTGTTCTGCTGCTGGATAGTGGTCCCAGCATCACCAGCCACTGCAGCCCTGTTCTCGGACTGGAACGACCCGAGGGGGACTTGGACCACTGGGTGACACATTCTCGGCAGCTGCTCTAAGATTCATCCCGTGGCTTCTCTCTGGCCTGGGGGAGGCAGCACCAAGGCGTTTCCCTGGGCCTGGGTCTCCTCACGGCCCCTGTAAGCCCACACTGGGGCTTCACCTCAGAAATCCCATCTCACTTCCAGGCTGGCTTCTCCTGCACCCGCCTGCCCCTTTTAGGTGGGGTGCACCCAGTGCTTCTCTGGGCTATGAGGGGAGGTTGGTCATGTGGGTGAGGGTCAGGGCTACCCTCCCCTACTCAGGAGAGGCCTGAGCAACCTGGCTGAGGGAACCTGGCTGGGCTCACCCCTGTGTGGCCCAAGCCAGGCAGAGAGGGGCTGAGTTTCCCAAGTCTTCTGCTCATCTTGGGCCATCCTATTTGGGCTTCAGGATGACTccccttttattttggggggctacgCAAGCAACAGTGAGGGAGTAGAGGGCCCATTTCTGGTGCCACTTGAGACTGGTGGTCCAGGTGGCTCTGGGCCTGGGCAGCTGACGCTGGCACCTTGACCCTCagcacctctgtgtgtgcccTGCTCCTTGCAGAGGTCGCCGGGCACTGCACTGAGAGCCAAGTGGGTGCTACCAGCCTCTCAGAGGGCTCCTCCCTCCAGTCACCTGTAACTTCCCCTCACTCTTTCCAGGTGGTGAACCGGCTGGGCCTGGACTCCCTGACCCCCTTCAACCCAAAGGAGCGGGTCATTGAGTGAGTCTCCCCTCAGTTCTTCCACTCCCACTGGGTCACTCCTACTACAGTCAGGTGCTGGACCAGGTGTGGGGTGCAGCAAGGTTCCCCAGTCTCACATGCCCTCAGTGGGCTCCTGTGTGCTGCTGGTccaaagcaggggccagagccaacCCTCATCTTAGCGGGGACGGGCAAGACAGGACCCGTCCCTGAACCACGTGTCCAGGGCCTCAGTCTGTCACCCACCCACATGCCCCCGTCCCCCACTTGGCTCTTGTCTGCCTGGCACCCTCAGGTACCTCGTCCCTGACCGTGAGTCTGAGCAGAGCCTGGTGGACAAGCCCCTGTGCGCCTTCATCCGGGAGGTGGGCGCCCGCTCAGCAGCCCCAGGGGGCGGCTCGGTGGCGGCGGCCAGTGCAGCCATGGTgagcagggcagaggggcaggaatgggagggggacagggagaggacCGGCACGAGGGCAGGGGGCATATGCCATGTGGTGGTGTCTCTGGACTTGTCCGGCCCATTCCCAGGGTGCAGCACTCGCTTCCATGGCCGGATTGATGACCTATGGCCGGCGCCAGTTTGAGCAACTGGACGCCACCATGCGACGCCTGATCCCCCCGTTCCACACAGCCTTGGCTGAGCTGACGGCGCTGGTAGACAAGGACGCCCGGGCCTTTGAGGGCTACCTggtgagcagggcaggggagggtgggcctGGTgggtgaggggcctggggaggggttgAGGTGAGGGGTCTGGAGGAGAGACCACTCCGGCCCTCAGAGCGCTGGCCCGAGGCTGCAGCTCCACAGGCCTCTGACCCCAGGAAGGATCAGTGGCGCCTATTTGCACACGTGGCCAGGCCCGCTCTCAGGGAGCTGACCGGCCTTTGGACAGGAATTTGCAGCCAGACTAGTGGGCATGCCCCAACCCCAAGGTCCCAAGGCCAGGAAAGCAGCAGCTCCCTCTGCTGCACCTGAAACCAGCAGGCTCACCCCCTGGGGGGCTTCCGGCCCTCGGTCGTACCAGGGTGTGGGGGTTGCCCACTCTCCTCAccatgtgtgtgtgagtcccCACAATGACAGGGTGGGGACGAGAAGCACTGACACCCCCACACTCTCTTCCAGTCCATGTCCTCTGTGGGGTCCCAGCCACTTAGGGGCCCCGATTCTGTTCCTCATGTACTGTTTGGTCTTGCTGTGCAGGAGGCAATGAAGATGCCCAAGGGCACCCCGGAGGAGCGAGACAGGTGAGCATAGGGGCACTTTTGGAAGTGGGGGCATCGCTGGAAGGTGGGGCCAAGCCATGCTCCTGAAGGGAACACTGCTACTGAAGGGGTACAGGCCTCTAAGTTGGCCACGTCCCTGATGGGAAAACACTCCTGAATGGACAGCATCTCCCTGAAGGGGCACCAAGCTcctggacagagagagacaagctCATGGAGGGAGACACACCCCAAAGGGGGACATGCCCTGAAGGGGGACACAACCTGAAGGGGGTCAGTCCTGAAGGGGACACACCCtgaggggggacacacccagaaggGGGACAGTCCTGAAGAAGGACAGTCCTGAAGGAGACACGCCCTGAAGGGAGACACACCCAGAAGGGGGACAGTCCTGAAGGAAGACATGCTCTGAAGGGGGACAGTCCTGAAGGGAGACAGTCCTGAAGAGGAACAGTCCTGAAGGAGACATGCCCTGAAGGGGGACACGCCCTGAAGGGGGACAGTCCTGAAGGAAGACATGCTCTGAAGGGGGAGAGTCCTGAAGGGAGACAGTCCTGAAGAGGGACACGCCCtgaaagagacacaccctgaaGGGAGACACACCCTGAAGGGGGTCAGTGCTGAAGGGGGAACACAGCTCCGAGTTGAAGTCACTTGAACGGGAGGAGGTTCTGTTATCTGTCCCACAGCCCTGGTTCTTTCTGTTCATGATCACGGGTTGCGGGCGGGCGCCACAGGCCGAGGGTCCCTGGGTGCCTGGTTCCAACCATGCCTCCTATTCCAGGCGCACAGCGGCACTACAGGAGGGACTGCGACGCGCTGTGGGTGTGCCCCTCAGTCTGGCAGAGAAGGTGGCCTCCCTGTGGCCAGCACTGCAGGAGCTGGCCCAGCATGGGAACCTGGCCTGTCGTTCGGACATGCAGGTGCGCCCGAGGGGGCACAACACAGAGTGGTGGGGACAGCCACGGGGGTGGGCACCAGGCGGGCCCCAGGCAGACCCATGTGCCCTACTCCCGCAGGCCCTCCTGCACCCCTTGCTCCCGAGACTCCAGACGACACCCAGGGCAcctcaggctgggggtgtggggcagggcagggggggctTTGATCCTGTGGGCACCCTGCTCAAGGGGACCCTTGGGTTCTAGCCAAAGCCACACGGCAGTGTGctggggggacaggggagggcagGCTCCTCCCAGAGGGCTCTCCCTGCCAGGGGTGCAGACTCCTGCCTGGAGGGTCCCAGCACTCTGGTGAGATGGGTGGGAGGCTGCGGCCTCAGGGGGCTCTGGGCAGCCCACCCCAGACTCTGGTGCTCAGCTGGCTGCTGCCGCAGGTGGCGGCCAAGGCCCTGGAGACAGGCGTATTTGGTGCCTATTTCAATGTGCTCATCAACTTGAAGGAAGTCACTGACCAGGAGTTCAAGGAGCAGGTGAGCAGCCCTGGCACATCCATCCTCATTGCTCTGGCAGGACACTCCTGCCTCCCTGGACCACTGCCCAGCCGAAGGCCAGCACAGGGCACTGCCCTGTGTCCCAGGGACAGAGTGGGTGGCTTCGGGAAGATAGCCCTGCCCCCCGGGGGGACACTGCAGCAGGTGGTGCAGTGGCAGGAGCTGATGTGGCCTTCTGCACAGGTCTGCCAGCGTATCTCCAGCCTCCTGCAGGATGCACAGACCCAGGCTGCCCTGGTGCTGAACCGCCTGGAGGCccggcaggagtgaccccacccccgctagaggcaggagtgacccctcctgACAGATACCAGCCtggtggggcagggagtgggatcTGCTACATGGGGGGACCCTGCATTCCCTTTGGCTTCCAGTAAAGTTGGGGTACAACAGGCCTGTTTGATGTGTTGGGGGGCcatggaggggggctgggaggtggggcccACAACCACACTCTGACAGGCAGGGGAAAACAGCTCTGGGAGCCCTGCAGTGTCCCGTCCCTGTGGCGTGGCTCTGTGGGGGCAGCCTCTGCCCACAGACCTACATAGCCCCTGCTGGGGGCTCAGCCACTCTGCCTCAGGCCAGCTTGTTAAGGCCCCCAATGCTAGCTGAGGAGACAGAGACTGAGTCCCAGAGACAgagtctgagcagagccagaggcaGCTGGGGAGAGGCCCCCGAAACCCCGGAATCAGCTTCAAAGAGCACCTGGCGGGAGCCTCACTTGTTTGCACACCTAGGGCACGGTATGGGGCAGCTGGCTGGTGCCGTCTTGgcacgtgtgcgtgcatgtggggTGAGACTTGTTCTGGGTCACGTCAGCCCCCCCGAGGGTCCCTACCAGTAAGTGGCCGCCAAGTAGGGGAGGCATTCAGGCCTTTATTGGGGGACAGTGTGTGCCCCCAGGCAGAGGCTGTCAGCTCAGTCCGTACAGGGGGCGCCCACACGGCAACGGGCCTCCGGAAGcaccaggaaggggtgggggggcagtacCCACAGAGAGAGGCCACAGGCTGGAGCCGCGTGGGGCAGGCCGAGAGGGGCGCGGCCACggacaggctgggtggggtgggcctGGTCGGGCCGGGGCGCTGGGCCCGAGAACTGGGCTGGCGGCACTAGCAGAGCCAGCGGATGAACCTGTCGAAGAAGCTGGGCTGCACCAAACTGTCATAGTCCTTCTCGCGGAAGATGGCGGCCGTGTCGCCCAGGCTCAGCTTGGCCAGCACGTCGGCGTCCACGTCCGCGCCCACGGCCACCACTGTGGGCACCACGTTCTCCTTGCGCATGGAGTGCAGCGCCTCGTTCAGGCTGAGGTTGCCCGTGACGCCGTCGGTGATGAAGACGAAGGCCAGCTCTGCGTGACGACGGGCGCCCCCCTGACCACGCTGCGCCACGTGGTTGACGGCGTGCACGATGCCAGCGCCCACGTGTGACGCCGAGTCCAGGTAGCGCGCGGCCTCCAGCGCCTCCTGCACCTGGGCCAGGCTGGACGTCAGCGGGAAGACCACCTGCTGCTCGCCCGCCGCCCCGAACTGCAGCAGCGCCAGGCGCGCGTTCAGAGGGTCGTCGTCCCCACGGGCCAGCGTCAGCCGCCGCGACGTGGCCTCCACCAGGCGCAGTGCCTTGCGGAAGTTCTGCTCGCCCAGCCGCTCAGAGCCGTCCAGCAAGAAGACGATGTCCACTGGCCGCTGCGTGCACTGGGCCACATATAGCTCTGGGGGGAGATGTGGGGCCTGTGAGCCCGCCCGCCACAGGCGCCCAGTGGGGACCCCAGGACCCCCTGCCCCTTTGCCCCATCTCTTCAGGCTGGATTCCCCCCTGccctgggggctgcacccagcttaGTATTAGTGGAGACCCCCGCAACAGTCTGCAGGGGTCTCCTCTTGCCATCGGCTGACCCTGGGGCAGGAGTTCCTGCGCTCTTGGAAGCAAGGTTCTGAGTGGCTCCGGGGACCCTCAGTGGCAGGTGCCCACAGCCCAGCTTTGGGGGACCCTTAGCACCAGGCAAATACCCATGAGCAGTACCCacggcccaccccagccctgtgtccagcccccaccccactgtcaGGGTCTGGAAGACGTGCCGAGGGCACTGTTAGGAACAAtctttaagaaacatttttttttcttttctctttttgggtcacaccgggcgatgcacaggggttactcctggctctacactcaggaattacccctggcggtgctcaggggaccatatgggatgctgggaatcgaacctgggtcggcctcatggaaggcaaatgccctacccgctgtgctattgctccagccctggctggggAGAATCTTTAATGAGCTTATTAAAGAACTAGCTTATTTGCAACTGAAGAGCAACTTCTCTAAACCCACACAAGCCAGTGCTACCTGTGCTTCTAGCAAATTCTTGAGTTCAGTCTGCCTTGCACATCCCTAGGGGCACTGATGCATGAGTGCAGGTTTGGGGTAGCAGTAGGGGGCTGGTTCCCACCAGGACCtgttcccacccccgccccctgcttccTGTGCAGGAGGGGGCTCTGAGGGCCCCTCCCACTTCTGACTCTGGTTGTGCCTGCTGGGATCTGGGAGCCACGGCGACCAGTGGCTTGGCAGAACTCGGGGCTCAATGTGCTGAGATGAGTGAGGCCATCCCTGATGGGAAAGGGGACCTGTAGGTTGGGGACAGCTGCTCAGCTCCTGATTGCCCCGGGTGGGTGCCACCTCCGGGTGCTCACAGGAGGGGGCTGCAGCCATGGGAGCTGGGAGCAGGAAGGGTCTCAGACGCGTGACGGACCCCTGTGCCCCCTGGAGTGTGGGCCAGGAGCCTCGGGTGGGGCAGTTTCACTGCTGGGCACTGGGTGGCCTGGGTGCGGTTCCCATGGAGGGTCAGCAGAGTGCCAGAGCCACCCCGGGGTCCCCCACAATGTCCCTGTGCACCAGCTTAAAGGTGTCAATGAAGAGCTCCATCCAGTGCAGCCGCTCGCCCCCCGTGGCAAACTTGGCCCGTTCGGCAGTGTAGACCAGCGTGGCCACCAGCCTGGAGTAGGTGGCCGGGTCCCCGCTGAGCTTGGTGGCGTTTAGCATGTGTTGGATCAGGGGGGCGGTCCCAGGGAAGGAGGTGTCCCGGCCCTCTTCCGAGTGCAGGAAGGTGACCGCCGGCTCGCCGGGCCGCGCACCATCTGCGGGGGCCAGAGAAGGCTTTGAGGGACCCACTGGCTTGTGGGAGCGCTCTGCGCTGGGACACGGGGACAGGAGCCCACAGGGGGGGCTGGCAAGGGCGCCGGATGAACCAGGGGACAGGCAGAGGGTGCTGGCGGCAGTACCCCAGAATGCTCTTGTACCAAGGGTCCCCGTTTATCCCCCAACCGTGGTGACGGGTACAGAAGCTGCTCCTTAAGGTGGTCCTGACTCCACACGGAGCTCAGGATGCAgacactgtccctctggccccagggcccaggaCTGACCGGGGCGCTGGGAGCTATTCGGGGAGCTCCAGCCCTCAGACAGTGCCTGTGGATGCTGAGCTCAGCTGTGGCTGCAGGAGTGAGGCTGGCCaggccaggggtcacacccagtcctGTGTGCCCAGGCCAAGGCAACAAGCTCTCCCAGCACCCTGAGGGAGCCTGGAACGTGGGCAGGACTCACCCACGCTGCAGGTGGGCTACAGGCCAGTTCTGGGAAAGTTTCTCTCATTTGGGGAGGGTGAGCCCTGGAGTTGGGAGGAAGAGGGTCTCCCTGGGGGCCGCCTCTGCACTCTGGAGACTGGAGCCTCGGGGGAATGGGGTCACCTGGACTCAGCTCCACCATGCCCTTCAAGACCAGTCACCCACAAGCAGAGCCACACAAGGACACAGAAGGGACACTCCTTTCCAGGCTCTTTGGGCCGACGTGGAAGCCACAGCAGACATGCAGCCGACAGCGTTTGAGCGACCCGCCCCTGCGGTGAGCAGTGCTCAGCATCTGCCCATGGCTCACAGGCGCAGGAAGGTCAGCCTAGCCCCGAGCCTCTGATGGGGGGGCACCCAGGAGCCCTCCGTGTCTGATGCCATCTGCAGCCGGTTCCTTGAGCATCTTGCCAGATGAGCCAAGCCCCAGCCCGGCCCATTTCCCCTCCTGCGGGCCATTTCCCAGGCAGCACCCAGGTGgacccagcacccccagccaCCCACACTCTGGGGCTGAGATCAGGGTCCTAACCATGCCTCATCCTGGACTCCCAGGACCCCGAGGGACAGCCCTGGGTGCCCATGGCCTTGCAGCACACAACCATGTGTGGGGACACAGAACTCCGAAAGGCAAGTACAGGCCTGACCCTCTGCCAGAGAGAGGGGGCTGCAGGCAGCAGCTCTGGCTGGTCAGTGGACAGGTGGTCTCCTTACTGTGCTCACACCCCACTTCAGAACCccatccctggcccctggcagcTACAGGCACCTCCCCTCCTGTGCTGGGGCACCTGCCTAGCCACCGCCTCTGGCCGTGGGCTCCCGTCCAGGGGCTGCAGGGATCCTCACTGGAGAGAGGCCGGGCATGCTTCAGGAGGACCCTGCACAGCCCCCCAAATCCCGGGGCGCTAGGCCAAGGGATGGGGTGTTACCTGCTTGGCAGGGGAGGTCCGGGCACACGATCTGGGGGTCTAGAAGAGAGAGGGTGGTGGTGAGCGGGTAGGCTGGCGGTGCCCAGCCCCGTCTGCCCCACCGGTAGCGTCCTCACCCGGGCACAGCACGTCCTCCATGTCGTCGATGAAGCGCTCGGCCACCAGGTCGGAGAAGAGTGTCATGTTGCGCACCTGCTGCGGCTTGTTGCAGGCGATGGACGACAGGCTCTCGCTCTCGTGCTTCTCGTGGAACATGTCGCCGATGCCGATGGCCGTGACGGTGACGTCGCGGTTGCACAGCGCCTGCAGGTGCAGGTCATCGTCGCGCGGGTCGTGCCGGCCGTCGGTGATGACCACGGCGAACACGCGCGTGCCCTGGCGGCGGCTCTCCTTGATGAGCCGGTCGTAGGCGAACTTGAGCGCCGACGGCGTCCACGTGCCGCCCGCGATCCACTCGAGGCTGCGCACGGCCTCCTTGAAGCTGGACAGCGAGTCGATGCGCGGGTCGTCCAGCTGGATGGCCTCAAAGGTGCCCTCATGGCTGTACTGGACCACGCCCACGCGGGTGCCTGCGTGGGCAGAGCGGGCGGGGTGAGGCGCGGGCCGGGTGCGGCCACTCCCTCTCCCTGGGGCCGCTCTGGGCGGTGCCCCGGCTCCGTCCACTGTGCCCTCACCAGTCTCGGACTTGGGGTCCTTGGCGATGGCGCCCAGCCTGTTGACCACGTTGATGACGAAGTTCTTCTCCAGGGTGAAGTTGGTGTAGCCGATGCTCTCGGAGCTGTCGATGACGAACACCACGTCCAGGGCCCCGCAGCGCTTCTCACAGTCTGCGCAAGGGGGGCAGCTCAGCACGGACACGTCAGGCCGCCTGcccggccccaccccgccccgcccggacTCACCGCAGCAGCCGCACGTCTCCCGCACGTATGTCATGACGTCACACTCCTGTAATGCAGCAGCAGGCGTGGCCACCAGGAGCCTCACCCGGACCCCGCCCATCTCCCTCTGACCCTGCCCACCAAGTCCCCGACCCTGCCTACATCCCTATGACCACACCCACCATCTGACCACGCCCACATCCCATGACCACGCCCTTCGCCTAACCACGCCCATCTGTTTCCTTGACCATGCCCAAACCCCATCCGACCACGCCCACTCATGCCCACTACTCATGACCACGCCCACCCGTCCCCTGACCCACCGGTCCACAATGCTCCGATCACGCCCACCTCTCTCACCACGCCCTCCCTCTGACCTTGCCCTCCTCAGGCCATACCTACTCCCGACTCCCTTACCTCTCTGAGCCCGCCCACCTCTGATTCCGACCCTGCCCACCCTTTGACCACGCCCTGTCCGTGACCTGGGTGGGCAGGTATTCAGGCCCAGACACCTACTGTGAGACCGGGATCGCCGGGGGGCCCAGGTTCTCCCTgcaggagggagaggtggggatgTCAGTGGGCCCTTCTCTGCGGGCACTTTGAGGTCcctgccaccctcaccctgtTCCTGCACGAGGGCTCAGAGCTGGGTCTCCTACCTCAGGTCCTGGGGGTCCTCTCGGGCCTCGGGGCCCAGGCTCCCCAGGCGGTCCAGGATCCGCCTGCAGGGAAGGGGTGTCACTGCCGGGTGGGGGCACTGGATGGCCAAAGCAGTGGGTACACGGGTGGGGACACAGGGGATACAGGGCACATGGAGGCGGGAGATAGGGGACACAGGATGGGGACACAGGGTGGGGACACGGGGAACATGGGAAAAGGGGGCAGGACACGGAGGGACACGGGTGGGGGACATGGAGGGACACAGGGGGACACAGGAGGACATGGGGCAGGCGCTCACAGGCTCGCCCTTCTCGCCTTTCCTCCCGCTCTCTCCTTTCAGCCCGAAGTCGCCTCTGCCGCCCTGCAGACATGGACAGGGGCGTGAGCGCTCGCAGCGGGGCTGGGACTGGGCTTGGGACTGGCTAGGCGGCTCGCGGTACCCCCACCCGACATGCACTCACGTACCTCGGGGCCTCGGGGGCCGGGCTCGCCCTTGTCACCCTAAAGAGCAAGCACGGGGAGACAGCTGTGACCCCACATCACCTCTGCACCCCCCtgctgcacccctgcccctcattgtccttccccctccctcccacccctgtcagcccctccccacctcccccagcctcagcccctccGGTCCTCCCCTCCGCACAGTGGGGATCTTCCCCTGGACTTACGGGCTCTCCTCGAGGTCCAGGGTAgctgaatccaggtctgccgggGTCTCCCTGAGGGGTGTGGGGCAGACGGATCAGACTGGCTTGGGGGCTGCAGGAGGAGTGCCCTCTGCCCCCTAGGGCCAGTGCAGGCCCAGCCTCTCCTGTGGGCAGGGTGGGGATTACCTTGGGGCCGGGTGGTCCTGAGTCTCCACGGGGACCAGCATCCCCAGGGTCTCCCCGAGATCCCTGCAGGCAGAAAGTGGGGTATTGGCACAGGCGAAGACCCCAGACCCACACGCCCACCCTGCATGGGGGCTAACGAGTCTGCCCTGTGGGTCCTACCCCACTCACCTGCTTTCCAGGTTCCCCCAGGGCACCTTGGGGTCCTCTAGGTCCAGGCAGGCCTCGGTCCCCCTGCAGAGAGAGCGGCCCCATGTGGACGTGGGGTTCCAGTGGGCCAAGGTGCCGGGGGGAAGAGGGTgcagcaccccctcccctggGTGCCCCCCATGGCCCACTGACCTTGGATCCTTTGTTGCCCACCTCTCCGGCCAGGCCCCGGGCACCTTCAGGCCCAGGGTCCCCCTGTGAGGAGAGAGGCTCAGCTAGAGACATGCCAGAAGCTTGGGGGTCCCTTTCTCCAGGGAGTGGCATGACAGCACCCAGAC is part of the Sorex araneus isolate mSorAra2 chromosome 2, mSorAra2.pri, whole genome shotgun sequence genome and harbors:
- the COL6A2 gene encoding collagen alpha-2(VI) chain isoform X1, which gives rise to MLRGLCPILLLWGLLGVLHAQQQEVIAPDTIDSSNNCPEKVHCPVYVYFVLDTSESVAMQPPTDRLLQHMQEFVVELTSQLQDQLYLDQVHLSWRLGGLHFSDVVKVFSPPDSDRATFLSKLRGIVSFRRGTFTDCAIADMTQQVKPFLGKGAVAFAVVITDGHVTGSPCGGLKLQAERARDEGIRLFAVSPSQRLHEQGLRDLASVPHELYRNGYVTIRPDSEMDQDTINRIIRVMKHEAYGECYKVSCLEIRGAPGPKGYRGQKGAKGNMGEPGEPGQKGRQGDPGIEGPIGFPGPKGVPGLKGEKGEFGADGRKGASGLAGKNGTDGQKGKLGRIGPPGCKGDPGSRGPDGYPGEAGSPGEQGDQGAKGDAGRPGRRGPPGESGAKGSKGYQGNSGAPGSPGVKGAKGGPGPRGPRGEPGRRGDPGAKGGPGSDGTKGEKGDPGPEGARGLAGEVGNKGSKGDRGLPGPRGPQGALGEPGKQGSRGDPGDAGPRGDSGPPGPKGDPGRPGFSYPGPRGEPGDKGEPGPRGPEGGRGDFGLKGESGRKGEKGEPADPGPPGEPGPRGPRGPPGPEGEPGPPGDPGLTECDVMTYVRETCGCCDCEKRCGALDVVFVIDSSESIGYTNFTLEKNFVINVVNRLGAIAKDPKSETGTRVGVVQYSHEGTFEAIQLDDPRIDSLSSFKEAVRSLEWIAGGTWTPSALKFAYDRLIKESRRQGTRVFAVVITDGRHDPRDDDLHLQALCNRDVTVTAIGIGDMFHEKHESESLSSIACNKPQQVRNMTLFSDLVAERFIDDMEDVLCPDPQIVCPDLPCQAELYVAQCTQRPVDIVFLLDGSERLGEQNFRKALRLVEATSRRLTLARGDDDPLNARLALLQFGAAGEQQVVFPLTSSLAQVQEALEAARYLDSASHVGAGIVHAVNHVAQRGQGGARRHAELAFVFITDGVTGNLSLNEALHSMRKENVVPTVVAVGADVDADVLAKLSLGDTAAIFREKDYDSLVQPSFFDRFIRWLC
- the COL6A2 gene encoding collagen alpha-2(VI) chain isoform X2, with product MLRGLCPILLLWGLLGVLHAQQQEVIAPDTIDSSNNCPEKVHCPVYVYFVLDTSESVAMQPPTDRLLQHMQEFVVELTSQLQDQLYLDQVHLSWRLGGLHFSDVVKVFSPPDSDRATFLSKLRGIVSFRRGTFTDCAIADMTQQVKPFLGKGAVAFAVVITDGHVTGSPCGGLKLQAERARDEGIRLFAVSPSQRLHEQGLRDLASVPHELYRNGYVTIRPDSEMDQDTINRIIRVMKHEAYGECYKVSCLEIRGAPGPKGYRGQKGAKGNMGEPGEPGQKGRQGDPGIEGPIGFPGPKGVPGLKGEKGEFGADGRKGASGLAGKNGTDGQKGKLGRIGPPGCKGDPGSRGPDGYPGEAGSPGEQGDQGAKGDAGRPGRRGPPGESGAKGSKGYQGNSGAPGSPGVKGAKGGPGPRGPRGEPGRRGDPGAKGGPGSDGTKGEKGDPGPEGARGLAGEVGNKGSKGDRGLPGPRGPQGALGEPGKQGSRGDPGDAGPRGDSGPPGPKGDPGRPGFSYPGPRGEPGDKGEPGPRGPEGGRGDFGLKGESGRKGEKGEPADPGPPGEPGPRGPRGPPGPEGEPGPPGDPGLTECDVMTYVRETCGCCDCEKRCGALDVVFVIDSSESIGYTNFTLEKNFVINVVNRLGAIAKDPKSETGTRVGVVQYSHEGTFEAIQLDDPRIDSLSSFKEAVRSLEWIAGGTWTPSALKFAYDRLIKESRRQGTRVFAVVITDGRHDPRDDDLHLQALCNRDVTVTAIGIGDMFHEKHESESLSSIACNKPQQVRNMTLFSDLVAERFIDDMEDVLCPDPQIVCPDLPCQADGARPGEPAVTFLHSEEGRDTSFPGTAPLIQHMLNATKLSGDPATYSRLVATLVYTAERAKFATGGERLHWMELFIDTFKLVHRDIVGDPGVALALC